The Dermacentor variabilis isolate Ectoservices chromosome 4, ASM5094787v1, whole genome shotgun sequence genome contains the following window.
ggaacttgatgcgtggtgtcaagcaagaattattcggtggcctaatacgcaacccaccaaagaccgttgcagagtttctcgccgaagccatatcaatggaaaaggcactgcagcaacgaacaaggcagtacaaccgcgacgtgtcgacactaccgcgtgaccctctcgctataccctaggacaataccgacgccttgcgggagctcatgaggcttgttgttcgagaagagctccaaaagcttcaggtggctccggtatcggtaccgcgactcgctctggctgaggtcgtccgggaagaaatcaggcaggcagtacaagtcccagagcgaagcgagacaccacagcacgaggtacgtacggcagccacagcctcgcatgtcgtatgcggaagctgcgcgaagttcgatgtctccgacttttcacgatgcgcgcgacttcccggactttcatggtgtgcgcgccgttgaaaaAGCAACTGGCAacttcaggactcgccgcacgccattcatgactgaaacacgaccacctgcaagagcgacgtatggcgcactgcagaccggaggcccttgtgttttcattgcggtgaagccgatcacctccaCAGGGCGCGTCCTTACAGCCgggctgggctccgtggattttcagtgaacgcgccgtgcccgcgcaatggcgaACGCCCCCTTgagattgaagcatacctcgcAGACGCCGggacctcgtttgccccacgattcTGTGAATCCTGGTCACCGCCACCcacccgaaacaggtcttccagccccatATTCACGCCGAGAGCAACGAGGCGTCGCTCACCGAGCtcagcctcccgggaaaactgagcccagcgacctgcggaggtgaggtcggtGACGTTgtgaacgctgaagatcctccactacgacgaccgcgatATGGCGTAATTGAGATGCAGAGAAAGCTGTGCAGTTCCGTGTCAGTATCCTAcaacgtaccagttaccatagatgaccacgaagtcaagGCGTTAATCGACatgggtgcggacacgtctgttatgagccagaatctcgcgcgtatactgaacaaagtttcgacgcagtggaccggaactcagattcgtactgcaggagggcatctcataactccaatgtgccggtgcacggcacgagtcaacattcggggcttcacgtacatcggcgacttcctcattcttcctgaatgttcaaaggaccttatactcggcatggatttccttcaggcgaacggtgctatcatcgacctgcaagagtctagagtcatcTTCGCTACtgcgcaagccatagcgaacagtaataacaacgaccgtgacatcgcgcttcgcgtagctgacgaccACGTAACCTTGCCActcaagagcagcgtgcttactcTTGTCCATACGCCATGGAGGACGAcaccgaaggaattgctgaggcaaacatgcgcctgcttcttgagcgccacatttgcataaCTAGAGGGCTTCTGCAGGTGCGAAACAAATATTCAGTCGTTTttctaacaaactttagcaacgagtatcggcatgtacaGCGAGGAACGACAAtagcatttcttcgcgaaatcactgATGTTAGTGACATTGCCACGTTGGAAACCGCATCGTGTCAGCattctgagttacccagcctaaaagaacggattcaccttaacgccgctctgccagaccatcagaaagaccatcTACTGAGTCttgtgaatgaatttgcggaccgTTTTTCAACGTCACCCGAAGtgcggcgcacgtccatcacaaagcaccgcattattaggaacgagtctgcacgtcctgttcgtcagcatccttacagggTGTCTTCAGTGGAATGGGAAGCGATCAAGCagcaggtgaaagagatgctccaagacaacgtgatccagccgtccaccaGCCCGTGAGCCTCCCCTTTAGTGTTgccgcctgcaaacaaacactttcccacatttatacaggctacacaaaatgtacccagacaaatacagcaacacatgcccgtggtgcgaaggaacaccgacattggaacacataacattccagtgcgcgtcacgtccggcggctgccacctcgccgctgctagacaacactccacataactggtcgtgggaggcgcgactcgcggaagtggaattgggaagccaactggcgacccttgaccaggcccggcgagccgctgtaaccagtggggccctggaggaggggctccacccactataaccaaacagtctcttttaaaataaacgtttactctctctctctcccctttagtgttagtcagaaagaaagacaacacactacgcttctatGTAGATTACAGAATGTTGAACTatgtcaccaagcgcgatgtttatccattgccacgcatttACGGCGCATtcgatcgtctacaacatgccaaatttttttcttcgttggatcttaaatcagggtattggcataTCGAAGTTGATGAGCAGGATTGTGAAAAagcagcgtttgtgacacctgacaggctctatgagttcaaagttctccccttcggtctctgttccgcacctgccacctttcagcggatgatggataccgtgcttgctgaactcaaatggcaaacctgtcctGTATACCTGGGCTACGTCATCGctttctcgagcacgtttgacgaacatctcacacgactcgagagtgtcctcgctgcgatcTATAcggccggcctcaccatcaagcctgaaaaatgctacttcgggttcccagagctcaaatttcttggccatgtagttggtcctcaaggcgtccgaccagaccccgacaagttagctgccgtcacCGAGTTTTCAGCACCCACAGACAAGAAAGCTGTCCAACGCTCGAgaattctcgagaattgctgagcctctgcacggcttacacgcgacgatgcgcctttcatttgggcggacgagcagcagcagtcgttcaatgaattgcgcaagcatTTGCAAGAGACCCCAATACTTGCtgatttcgacgaagacgctgagactgaaattcatactgacgccagcaatgcgggtctgggcgcagttcttgtgcagtggcaagctggtgcggaacgcaccattgcttatgtaagccgcagtctcacccaggctgagaaaaactactcaaccactgaaaaagaatgcttaacggttgtgtgggcaattgtatattccgaccctacttgtgtGGTAGACCTTTTAAGgttgtcagcgatcaccacgccctgtattggcttgccaacctcaaggatccttcaggcagactaggccgttggagcctgcgcttacaagagtaggatattacagttgtctaccgatctgtaaggaagcacagtgacgctgactgtttgtcacgcacaccactccctacgacgtcagcggaccctgaccatgacttgccatttgtcggcgttatcgacgccataaagatggctgagcaccagaacactgacgctgagctgctgccgtCGATCGAGcacctccaaggagttgaagttgttttaccccgctcgctgctgcgcggcttatcatcatactacttgcacaacaaggTCCTTTACAGGAagaactgcggaagcggtcccaatgcgtacctccttgtcgtgccgtcggcgctactccaagacattttgcaagcctgccacgatgagccatgcgcgggacacctgggattcgctaagacattagcaaggatacgacagaagtattactggccccggctttactCTTCTGTGCAatggtacgtgaagacctgccgcgattgttAGCGCCGCAGGAtaccaccagttaaaccggctggctttctccaccgtgtggaccctcctcaagcaccattCCAACATATAGGAATGAATCTACTTGGGATCtaccattcccagtgacctcttcgcgcaaccgatggatagtcgtcgctaccgactacttaacccggtacgccgaaaccgaagctattccgcaagcaatttcgtatgaagtggccaagttctttgtacgccacatcgtcctacgatatggtgcaccgtctgttctcatcacctaccgcggtacagcatttatAGCGGAAATTATGCAGGACGTTCTACAGCcgacgcattgctctcaccgcaagagcactacgtatcaccctcaaaccaatggactaacggaacgtctgaatagaacgctggctgatatgctctccatgtatgtcgacgtagataatagcccgaccagcgaacacgtggaagagttcgtacaaagagccgaagaggcacgccagcttgctcggcaccGTATCCgacagcataccgacacccttcgatacaaccagggtcgacacGACGttcattacaataccggcgcctgcgtgtgggtctggacgcccgtcgGCCGCCGTGGACTGtcagaaaagttgatccgccggtattttggtccctacagggttacacgccgcctcagtgacatgacctacgaagtcgtcccctgcagttctgaccccggttcactCCATCGTAGTCCTCGCgttgaagttgttcatgtagtgcgtcccctgcagttctgaccccggttcactCCATCGTAGTCCTCGCgttgaagttgttcatgtagtgcgcatgaaaccatactaaGCGCGTACGTggacgccgagatgcacctgaggagctccatttcttatgttGCTGAAATAACTTTCTGACGCGACCGAGACgatcgcttttcgcatggggggcaattgacacaaagatgtgcggctcccgcaccgcaggacggcgcgcgaaggtcggcgccacgaaagacgatgaagtgtgtaagctgcacgctcttcttctggcccaccATTAAAGAAGcatctattttgtaagactccgtcttcaatctacgttacaatatagtaaaataaataaagtgaagACTGAACAGTTGTAGAATGGCGGGGAacaatggccaggcttagcttggttaagccaagaatgcgttgcatattgcgcggtcaggtggtggctgcagccgcgcgcgaccgcgccagttggggcccagcttttcctccgtgacgtcacgcaccggcgcagcgcccctagcgggaggagcgggagtcaggtggtggctgcggccgcgcgcgaccgcgccagttggggcccagcttttcctccggcggtcgtgacgtcacgtgacgtggttgcgctaaaggtcaatggtgactgcccggccgcgcccaagggctgaactgagtgattgcaatatgcaacgcataaaaaatcAAAATGGGTTAAAGCTGTTCGAACGATCTACTGTGTGTTGcaactaacgttagccaagctaacgttagctggaacaGAACTTTAGCTGTGTCACAATGTTAGTTAAGAAACAACCGAACAGTGTTCAGCCGTCAGAGTTCTGGGGCCCGAAGAATGTAGGCTTAAAAAGGCATCTTGCATCATGTATattaagcttttctttctttgaacaGCTTATATActattagctgggacaccctgtgtaatATGTAAGAAAATCACACATATCCGATTGAGGATTTTAATGATTCTCGTATAAGCTTGCGGTCCACCAATGACTGAGTGATGCACATTAAAGCACATTCTCAAAAACACGTACTGTCGAGAAGCGCTATACAGGTAAGAGACACCGTACCTGAAGAAAGTTCCGTGATGACCTTGGGGGCATCGTGTCATCTTGGAGCTTCACCTTTCAGGAATAAAAACTCAATGCGCTAAAATGGTGCTGGACCAAAGTGCCGGAACTTGCTTGGCAGCACATTGCCATGAATGCTCAAAGCTGGGCACCGTAAAAGCAAGTTGTGGAGCCTTTTACTTCACTACCTATAAGCCTGGTACGTGAGCCTCAGTGAATGTACTTGCAGGTGCAGGCTTCTTTCCATTTAACGCAGGTTGAACGTATTCGACGCTAAACTACAGGTTGTAGTGCGACATAAGCTATAATAATTCGCGCTGAAAGGCAGGCTTTGGAAAATGTATGTAAGTTTTACGAATGGGTGAAATAATGCATAAATACTGATTGCCCCTATAAACGTGCAACCACGGTGGACTGTATGGTACGGTATGGTAGAACTTTATtaaagtcctgcagatcgtgtcTTCACCGTGTCTCGTCAGAATTTGCTAATGCTGTTCGTAACTTATAAAGGCGTGCTAAAACTTAATTCACAGCTTTCGTCTTAAGGTGAGACGTTACGCTTCAATGAGCCAAACCGCAACTATTTCATGTTATCCAACGTGTCTCAGAGCTGTGAGAAAGACGTAGACAGCAGAAATAAACTAGAAGCACACAATTGACAGGAGCCCCTGTGTCGTTAGAAGATTTTGTCAAGCGCGAAGGAAGAAGATAACTACTTCtcggttgttgtttttttctttacttcatttcattcatATAATAAGGGTAATGCGTTTCTCTTGCTGAACACCTTATGGAACTAGGGCTATCACGCGCGCAGGTGAACCGCTGGCGCCGTCAAGCTTAAGCGGGAGCACGAGGGCGTACGCTCCCCGGGCCGGCAACTTTTCCAGGCCGACAAGGTTTTCCAGGACGAACACGTTGATGCTCATCAGGGCTCGATGCGCGGCAGATCCGTTGCCGGCGTCCGCAGAGGGCGTGTCAAGGCCTACGCCGTAAACGCTGCGCTTCGTAGCTAGGAAGGAAGCCGCTTCCGGATGTAGTGCTGGGAAATGCTTGTCACCGTTCTTGTCTATGCCCATGTACGCCGTGCGATTGGGCCAGTGCTGTGTAAGAAAAAAACATCAGAAGTTCATTTTATTGGAGTGAACAGTGCACTTACCCAGATACTCCTACACAGAAGAGGAGGTCTTAGAGCTGTGCGACACCATCTAGAAAAGCCGAAGTTACAATTGAGAACTAACTGAAAACAGCTGTGACGGAGAAGTAAACGGTCGCTTCTCTTTGTCGTCACGACGATCGACTTGTCAGGGATCTCGAAGACCGACTATGTGGGCTCGATTATTCTGGTATCCCTAAGAGTTGAAAGTGTTTTgttgtgcggggggggggggggagggggggcatgccCTAAAGACGAGGGTCATTGTACGACACACAGATAAGCATAGAAGACACAGTCCCGTATATTTATCGCCAAAAATTTGTGTTCATCTCCAAACCTTTGTGTCTATCTCCGCAAACATCGTCCCCGTCTTTAAATTGCACCCCAGTACAATATCTCATTCCAACTCACTCAAGAAGCCGCACACCGAAAGTGTTTAGCCGCGAAAGGAGGCGAACAGGCAAACTGTGTGTTGTAAGGATCGGTCGCAACGATCACATTCTTGGCAGTCTACTAAATACATGTTAAGGGAATCAGCCATCACCCCGTCAATAGATCACCTTGGAGTGCCCAGTGTGAGCCAGGAAGAGGCAGCCGTTTGGCAGGCGCCCGTACTCATCTTCCCATTCTAAGATATCGTCCACGGAGAGCAGGTACTCTGGATTCAACTCTGCCTGCGGCCGTACATCCACGGACGCCACCGGCAAGAAAAGCAGCCTCTCGAGCGGTATCTGAGAGGCATCCCAGCCATCCTTGTGGAAGTGCAATGGTGAATCCAGGTGGGTTCCACCGTGAATCGGTTCTTCCATAGCATCTACCTGAAACCTGCACCATCAGTACGGAAGCAATAGTTAGCGCATATACCTATGCACTCACTAGCTACTATCGGCTTGCAGACAATAAAGTTGTGCAATGTTTTTTACAGGAAACTGGTTGACGAAAAGCCGATTTTATGTTTACAGTTCAAATAAAGTGTTTCAAAGAGGAGTGCGATACTGGACTATCTAGTGACGCTAAACAGCTCAGTAACAAGCATACCGACGCTGGAACGCACACCACAAAAGTGCTGGCTATAatctgcaagtttttttttttttttgcgaacaaggcactgaaagagagagagagagagagaaggataaatgaaaggcaggggcTTTGACTAGGACTGAGCTTAATTGGCTACCCTTCATTGCGGAAATGGAAATAGGGAGGAAAATGTTTATAGAAGAGGAGGAAGTGCAGTTTCAAAGTCGCTGATGTAGTGGAAGTTCTATGCTCGGTATCGCAGACGGCCGATAAATCCGGTAGCCTTCagaaatcgcagcagcgcttttgtggccttctgcAGCTGTGTTATGCGAGGCCAGGGTTTCAAGACCTTGTCCAACGAGAAAGATCTCCTATCAAGTGGGCTTAGGGTTGTGGGGAGGTAAGTCCTTTCATTTTCAACTGACTAGCTGCAGCACAGAATGGGTTCCGTAGGCTCCCTGACACAGGCATTGTACTCGATCTTATAGGCTCTTGCAGTAAAGAATGAGTACGTATTGGTGAACGCACAGCCAAGGCGTAAACGACAGAGCACTGTTTTCTTAGTTCGGGGAAGGCCAGATAAGAGGCACAGTTCCATAGTAGCGCCGACAGAACGCAACCGATGATGAGTGAGGGCACGTAAGTGTTAACTTATGCAATGTCATATGATACGCTAGCTTGCTTATGTGCTCGCCTGC
Protein-coding sequences here:
- the LOC142577915 gene encoding isatin hydrolase-like, with protein sequence MEEPIHGGTHLDSPLHFHKDGWDASQIPLERLLFLPVASVDVRPQAELNPEYLLSVDDILEWEDEYGRLPNGCLFLAHTGHSKHWPNRTAYMGIDKNGDKHFPALHPEAASFLATKRSVYGVGLDTPSADAGNGSAAHRALMSINVFVLENLVGLEKLPARGAYALVLPLKLDGASGSPARVIALVP